From a single Corynebacterium kroppenstedtii DSM 44385 genomic region:
- a CDS encoding pyridoxal phosphate-dependent aminotransferase codes for MDQSSKLRNVLYEIRGPVNAEAERMIADGHRILQLNTGNPAVFGFEAPDVIMRDMIAALPTAQGYSTAKGIIPARRAIATRYELVPGFPSADIDDIYLGNGVSELITMTTQALLDDGDEVLIPAPDYPLWTAATSLAGGKPVHYFCREDDNWNPDIEDIKAKVTPKTKAIVVINPNNPTGAVYSRETLQKIVDIARENSLLILADEIYDRILYDDAEHISIASLAPDLLCITFNGLSKAYRVAGYRSGWMVLTGPKEHAQGFIEGLDLLASTRLCPNVPAQHAIQVALGGKQSIYDLTLPGGRLLEQRNVAYEKLNEIPGVSVVKPMGALYAFPKLDRNVYDIHDDEQFMFDLLRAEKIHLVQGTGFNWPEPDHFRVVTLPWARDLADAIERLGNFLSSYHQ; via the coding sequence CTGGATCAGTCCAGCAAACTGCGCAACGTCCTCTACGAAATCCGCGGGCCGGTCAATGCCGAAGCAGAACGCATGATCGCCGATGGTCACAGGATTCTGCAGCTCAACACCGGTAACCCGGCGGTCTTCGGCTTCGAGGCACCCGATGTCATCATGCGTGACATGATCGCGGCCCTGCCCACCGCCCAGGGGTACAGCACCGCGAAAGGCATCATCCCGGCGCGCCGCGCCATTGCCACGCGATACGAATTAGTTCCCGGATTCCCTAGCGCCGATATCGACGATATCTACTTGGGTAATGGGGTCTCTGAGCTCATCACCATGACTACTCAGGCTCTCCTCGACGATGGTGATGAAGTGCTCATTCCCGCCCCCGATTATCCCCTCTGGACGGCGGCGACCTCGTTGGCCGGCGGAAAACCTGTGCATTATTTCTGTCGCGAGGACGATAATTGGAACCCCGACATCGAGGACATCAAAGCCAAGGTCACTCCGAAAACCAAGGCAATTGTCGTTATTAACCCGAATAACCCCACTGGGGCTGTCTATAGCCGGGAAACGCTGCAGAAAATTGTCGATATCGCCCGCGAGAATTCACTTCTCATTCTTGCCGACGAAATCTACGACCGGATTCTTTACGACGATGCCGAACACATCAGCATCGCTTCTCTCGCACCTGATCTGCTGTGCATCACATTCAACGGATTGTCCAAGGCATATCGTGTGGCTGGATACCGGTCGGGCTGGATGGTCCTCACCGGCCCCAAGGAACATGCCCAGGGGTTCATCGAGGGGCTGGACTTGCTCGCATCAACGCGCTTGTGCCCCAATGTGCCTGCTCAGCATGCTATTCAGGTGGCGCTTGGCGGCAAGCAATCCATCTACGACCTCACACTCCCCGGTGGCCGTCTGCTAGAGCAACGGAATGTAGCGTACGAAAAGCTCAATGAGATCCCGGGCGTTTCGGTTGTTAAACCGATGGGTGCTTTGTATGCCTTCCCCAAATTGGATCGGAATGTTTATGACATTCATGACGACGAACAATTCATGTTTGATCTCTTGCGCGCAGAAAAGATCCACCTCGTCCAAGGCACCGGATTCAATTGGCCGGAGCCCGACCACTTCCGCGTTGTCACTCTCCCGTGGGCTCGTGATCTGGCAGATGCGATCGAACGCCTCGGCAACTTCTTGTCCAGCTACCACCAGTAA